A region of Clostridium acetobutylicum ATCC 824 DNA encodes the following proteins:
- a CDS encoding response regulator transcription factor, with the protein MYRIMIIEDEEKIRNIIKKSLEKWSFEAHAVEDFNDIFEQFVKVKPNLVLMDINLPVCDGFYWCSKIRNISKVPVIFLSSRSSNMDVVMAVNMGGDDYITKPFSIEILMAKINAILRRTYSYSETEMDTIEFKDVIISLKNNTVYYNENSIELTKNEFKIIYVLMKNHDSIVSREKIMQELWQDESFIDDNTLTVNINRLRKKLKEIGVDFIKTIKGQGYVIK; encoded by the coding sequence ATGTATAGGATAATGATTATAGAGGATGAAGAAAAAATAAGAAATATCATAAAAAAATCATTGGAAAAATGGTCTTTTGAAGCCCATGCAGTAGAAGATTTTAACGATATATTTGAGCAATTTGTAAAGGTAAAGCCTAATCTTGTTTTAATGGATATAAATCTTCCTGTTTGCGATGGATTTTATTGGTGCAGCAAGATAAGAAATATATCAAAAGTTCCAGTGATATTTTTATCATCAAGAAGCTCTAATATGGATGTAGTTATGGCAGTTAATATGGGTGGAGATGATTACATAACAAAGCCCTTTTCTATTGAAATTTTAATGGCAAAAATAAATGCTATTTTGAGAAGAACTTATTCCTATAGTGAAACGGAAATGGATACTATTGAGTTTAAGGATGTTATAATTTCATTGAAGAACAATACAGTATACTATAATGAAAACAGTATAGAGCTTACAAAAAATGAATTTAAAATTATTTATGTGCTTATGAAAAATCATGACAGTATAGTAAGTAGGGAAAAAATAATGCAGGAACTTTGGCAAGATGAAAGTTTTATAGATGATAATACGCTTACAGTAAATATAAATAGATTAAGAAAAAAGCTTAAGGAAATAGGAGTAGATTTCATTAAAACAATAAAAGGACAGGGTTACGTTATAAAATGA
- a CDS encoding M42 family metallopeptidase: MLLDKLCNAAGPSSFEGDVRAIIKKEIKAFVDEIKVDRMGNIIAHKKGSGKKIMLDAHMDEVGFIITSINEDGTIKFASIGGINGKIIPSKVVYIGENKIPGVIGIKPIHLQSAEERKGSASYDNCFIDIGSKSKEETKKYVSLGDYAVFSTEYGEFGEGFIKAKALDDRVGCAVLIELLKENYECDLYAVFNVQEEVGERGAYVSAFQVRPDIGIALEGTVCADMPNVPEYLRATELGKGPAISIMDKSSIYNEEITLELIKIAKENNLAHQMRKSTSGGNDAGAIASTGEGAKVAAVSVPCRYIHSSVSVASLKDIENTIELLKKYLLSFKGGK; this comes from the coding sequence ATGCTTTTAGATAAACTTTGCAATGCAGCTGGGCCTTCATCCTTTGAAGGAGACGTAAGAGCTATCATAAAAAAAGAAATTAAGGCCTTTGTTGATGAGATAAAGGTAGATAGAATGGGCAATATAATAGCACATAAAAAGGGCAGCGGAAAAAAGATAATGCTGGATGCACATATGGATGAGGTTGGATTTATAATAACATCAATCAATGAAGATGGTACAATAAAATTTGCGTCCATTGGAGGCATTAATGGTAAAATTATACCCTCAAAGGTTGTCTATATAGGTGAAAATAAAATTCCAGGAGTGATAGGAATAAAGCCTATACACCTTCAAAGTGCTGAAGAGAGAAAAGGCAGTGCATCATATGATAATTGCTTTATAGATATTGGGTCAAAATCTAAAGAGGAAACAAAAAAATATGTGTCATTAGGAGATTATGCTGTATTTTCAACTGAATATGGTGAATTTGGTGAAGGTTTTATTAAAGCAAAAGCGCTTGATGATAGAGTTGGCTGCGCTGTTTTAATAGAGCTTTTAAAGGAAAATTATGAGTGTGATTTATATGCAGTATTTAATGTTCAGGAAGAAGTAGGAGAAAGAGGTGCATATGTATCAGCATTTCAGGTTAGACCTGATATTGGAATTGCCCTTGAGGGGACAGTATGTGCGGATATGCCTAATGTACCTGAATATTTAAGAGCCACAGAACTCGGAAAAGGGCCTGCTATTTCTATTATGGATAAAAGCAGCATATATAATGAAGAGATAACATTAGAGTTGATAAAAATAGCTAAAGAAAACAATTTGGCACATCAGATGAGAAAATCAACATCTGGTGGAAATGATGCAGGTGCTATTGCGTCAACTGGAGAAGGAGCTAAGGTAGCGGCAGTTTCTGTACCATGCAGATATATACATTCCTCTGTTTCAGTTGCGAGTTTAAAAGACATTGAAAATACTATAGAGTTATTAAAGAAATATTTATTGAGCTTTAAAGGGGGAAAATAA
- a CDS encoding M42 family metallopeptidase, which translates to MDMLLKKILGTFGVSGREKEISEVIKEELNKYPCEVREDKLGNIIVKLGSGREKIMLSTNMDKKGVITYHIEEDGKVRIDAIGDIKADDIIGKTVVFRSGIEGKIESEKKENNEFRDIYVNVNMGKREAVLKYISEGEAAEFGGNTFADKENVVGPYLSNRAGCYAFLKVIKEIKSIDKEVYFVFSTQGNLNGRGARAAAFEIEPDMCISVNTEKEGEVKLSEGPILVLMEKGLITNYHVKEQIISSAEKAQIKLQRCVSSESSDGSVVHKEVGGIKTGTIALPCKNKNETNETISLNDVDDLVKLLQYIVKK; encoded by the coding sequence ATGGATATGTTGCTAAAAAAAATTCTTGGTACCTTTGGAGTTAGTGGAAGAGAAAAAGAAATATCGGAAGTTATAAAAGAGGAATTAAATAAATATCCCTGCGAAGTTAGAGAAGATAAACTAGGGAATATTATAGTAAAGCTTGGGTCTGGAAGAGAAAAAATAATGTTAAGTACGAACATGGATAAGAAGGGGGTAATTACTTATCATATAGAAGAAGACGGTAAAGTTAGAATTGATGCCATAGGAGATATTAAGGCAGATGATATCATAGGTAAAACTGTTGTTTTTAGAAGTGGAATAGAAGGAAAAATAGAGTCTGAGAAGAAAGAAAATAATGAATTTAGAGATATTTATGTCAATGTAAATATGGGTAAAAGAGAAGCCGTATTAAAATATATAAGTGAGGGAGAGGCTGCTGAATTTGGTGGTAATACCTTTGCAGATAAAGAAAATGTAGTTGGCCCATATTTGAGTAATAGAGCAGGATGCTATGCTTTTCTTAAGGTGATTAAGGAGATTAAAAGCATAGACAAAGAAGTGTATTTTGTATTTTCTACTCAGGGAAATTTAAATGGTAGGGGAGCTAGAGCGGCTGCTTTTGAAATAGAACCAGATATGTGTATTTCAGTAAATACAGAAAAAGAAGGAGAAGTAAAGCTTTCTGAAGGCCCTATACTTGTTCTTATGGAGAAGGGACTTATAACTAATTATCATGTAAAAGAACAGATTATTAGTAGTGCTGAAAAAGCTCAGATAAAACTTCAAAGATGTGTTTCTAGTGAAAGTAGTGATGGAAGCGTGGTACATAAGGAGGTAGGCGGAATAAAAACAGGCACCATAGCGCTTCCTTGCAAAAATAAAAATGAAACAAATGAGACTATAAGTTTAAATGATGTGGATGATTTAGTTAAGTTACTACAATACATTGTAAAGAAGTAA
- a CDS encoding prephenate dehydratase, whose product MKKAAVLGPKGTFSEFAVKEYKNKIDNNIEMIFCSTISKVVKAAEEECDIAIIPIENTLDGFVQVTLDLLSKTNLNIIYELVLPIQFAFAANSKMEEVQRVYAQFKTQGQCCEFLEKHDEFKIITTESNGQSLKKLKEGVLGEGAIVPAYAVKGTNKFKCNINNVTDSEGNETRFIVLSKEKVQYEGKGYYKTGIIISDANADKPGTLWRVLNEFSVRDINLTSIISRPTKKGLGQYYFFIEVDGCYFKDNRLNEAVEAIKHHSVVKVVGTYYKI is encoded by the coding sequence TTGAAAAAAGCAGCAGTACTTGGACCTAAGGGGACTTTTAGCGAATTTGCAGTTAAAGAGTATAAAAATAAAATTGATAATAATATTGAGATGATATTTTGTTCAACAATATCAAAAGTAGTTAAGGCTGCAGAAGAGGAGTGTGACATAGCTATAATACCTATTGAAAATACTTTAGATGGTTTTGTACAAGTTACACTTGATTTGTTAAGTAAAACTAATCTTAATATAATTTATGAGCTTGTTTTGCCAATACAATTCGCTTTTGCAGCTAATAGCAAAATGGAAGAAGTTCAGAGGGTCTATGCTCAATTTAAAACTCAAGGTCAATGTTGTGAATTTTTAGAGAAACACGATGAGTTTAAAATAATTACAACAGAGAGCAATGGACAATCCCTAAAAAAACTAAAAGAAGGTGTATTAGGTGAAGGGGCTATAGTTCCTGCATATGCTGTTAAAGGAACTAACAAATTTAAATGCAATATTAATAATGTCACTGACTCAGAGGGAAATGAGACAAGATTCATAGTACTATCAAAAGAAAAAGTTCAGTATGAAGGTAAGGGTTATTATAAAACAGGCATAATAATTTCAGATGCGAATGCAGACAAGCCAGGAACATTGTGGAGGGTACTAAATGAATTTTCAGTAAGAGATATAAATCTTACATCAATAATATCTAGGCCAACTAAAAAAGGACTTGGACAATATTATTTTTTCATTGAGGTTGATGGATGCTATTTCAAGGACAATAGATTAAATGAAGCTGTAGAGGCGATAAAACATCATAGTGTTGTAAAAGTAGTAGGTACTTATTATAAAATATAA
- a CDS encoding THUMP domain-containing class I SAM-dependent RNA methyltransferase, with protein sequence MDFTLIATSTFGLESVVAKELKELGYDDLKIENGRVTFEGDEMDIVTCNLWLRTADRILIKMAEFNAESFEELFQGTLKVEWENIMPQDAYMHVTGKSIKSKLHSVPDCQGIVKKAVVEAMKRKYNLERFTEYGAEYKIEVGILKDVVTLTLDTSGEGLHKRGYRENSGGAPIKETLAAAMVLLSDWNPDIELADPMCGSGTIAIEAALIGKNIAPGLKRRFVSEEWDIIPKDLWSDLRKHARNSINDKEFNILCSDIDGWVIKTARANAKKAGVDKYISFQKLPMQDFSSKRKGGFIITNPPYGERLGEVKEVEKLYKDMGRVFKALDKWSYFIITAHEKFEDCFGRKSNKNRKLYNGKLKCYYYQYFGDRK encoded by the coding sequence ATGGATTTTACTTTAATAGCAACATCTACATTTGGATTGGAATCCGTGGTTGCAAAGGAACTTAAAGAGCTTGGATATGATGATTTAAAGATAGAAAACGGAAGAGTCACATTTGAAGGTGACGAAATGGATATAGTAACTTGTAACTTGTGGCTTAGGACAGCTGATAGAATTCTTATAAAAATGGCGGAATTTAATGCTGAAAGTTTTGAAGAGTTGTTTCAAGGAACTCTAAAAGTAGAGTGGGAAAATATAATGCCTCAGGATGCTTATATGCATGTTACAGGAAAATCTATAAAATCAAAGCTTCATAGTGTTCCAGATTGCCAAGGAATAGTAAAGAAGGCTGTTGTTGAAGCTATGAAGAGAAAATACAATCTTGAAAGATTTACGGAATATGGTGCAGAATATAAGATAGAAGTTGGGATACTTAAGGATGTAGTCACATTAACTCTTGATACTTCTGGAGAAGGGCTTCATAAAAGAGGCTACAGAGAAAATTCAGGTGGAGCGCCTATAAAAGAAACCTTGGCAGCAGCAATGGTGCTTTTAAGTGATTGGAACCCTGATATAGAACTTGCGGACCCTATGTGTGGTTCAGGAACTATAGCTATAGAAGCTGCATTAATAGGGAAAAATATTGCACCAGGACTTAAAAGAAGATTTGTATCTGAAGAGTGGGATATAATACCTAAGGATTTGTGGAGTGATTTAAGAAAGCACGCAAGAAATTCAATAAATGATAAGGAATTTAACATACTTTGTTCAGATATAGATGGTTGGGTAATAAAAACAGCAAGAGCTAATGCAAAAAAAGCTGGAGTAGATAAGTATATATCTTTTCAAAAGCTGCCTATGCAAGATTTTTCATCAAAGAGAAAAGGTGGTTTTATAATAACTAATCCACCATATGGGGAAAGGCTTGGAGAAGTAAAAGAGGTAGAGAAGCTTTATAAGGATATGGGAAGAGTATTTAAAGCTCTTGATAAGTGGTCATATTTTATAATTACAGCACATGAGAAATTCGAAGATTGTTTCGGGAGAAAAAGCAATAAAAATAGAAAATTATATAATGGTAAGCTCAAGTGTTACTATTATCAATATTTTGGTGATAGAAAGTAA
- a CDS encoding exodeoxyribonuclease III, whose product MKLISWNVNGLRACITKGFLDYFKEVDADVFCLQETKIQEGQVELELPGYYDFWNYAEKKGYSGTAIFTKKKPISYSYGINEEKHDKEGRVITLEFEDFYMVTVYTPNSKEKLARLEYRMEWEDSFRNYLKALDEKKPVIVCGDMNVAHTEIDLKNPKTNTKNAGFSPEERSKFTELLEAGFIDTYRYFYPDKEGIYSWWSYRFKAREKNAGWRIDYFCTSERLKDKLVSADIHTEVMGSDHCPVELVIK is encoded by the coding sequence ATGAAATTAATTTCGTGGAATGTAAATGGCTTAAGAGCTTGTATAACAAAAGGTTTCTTAGATTACTTTAAAGAAGTGGATGCAGATGTATTTTGTCTTCAAGAAACTAAAATTCAAGAAGGGCAAGTTGAGCTAGAGCTGCCTGGATATTATGATTTTTGGAATTATGCTGAGAAAAAAGGGTACTCCGGTACTGCTATATTCACTAAGAAAAAGCCTATAAGCTATAGTTATGGAATAAATGAAGAGAAACACGATAAGGAAGGAAGAGTTATAACACTTGAATTTGAGGATTTCTATATGGTTACTGTTTACACTCCAAATTCTAAAGAAAAGTTAGCAAGACTGGAATATAGAATGGAGTGGGAGGATAGTTTTAGAAATTACCTCAAAGCATTGGACGAAAAGAAACCAGTTATTGTTTGTGGTGATATGAATGTTGCTCATACAGAAATAGATCTTAAGAATCCAAAAACAAATACAAAAAATGCCGGTTTTAGTCCAGAGGAAAGGAGTAAATTCACAGAGCTTTTAGAAGCTGGATTTATAGACACATATAGATACTTTTATCCAGATAAAGAAGGGATTTATTCTTGGTGGTCATATAGATTTAAAGCTAGAGAAAAGAATGCCGGATGGCGTATAGATTATTTTTGTACTTCAGAAAGATTGAAAGATAAGCTTGTAAGTGCTGATATTCATACTGAGGTTATGGGATCAGACCATTGTCCTGTTGAGCTTGTTATAAAATAG
- a CDS encoding M42 family metallopeptidase: MDTKLLLRELCLKDAPSGAEKELYDVVNREFSEFGNVEIDELNNIYINKRGKGAGKIALMAHGDEIFLMISGFEKNGFLKFKAVGIDPKVLISQEVKIHGKREVLGIIGVKPPHLMNDKEKEAAIPTSELLIDTGFSTDKLKEIVNIGDYVTIKRDFYELLNNNVACKAMDNRASITAMYVCARELNKIDHNADVVFICSCQEEVGHRGAKMSAYKTKPDICIAVDVTFDGGKLGDPDRENEVGGGPVICIGPNIHAKVRKKVIGIANKYNIPYKVEVEPGNTGCDAWDTQISRDGIPSLLISVPEKYMHTSVEMVNIEDIENTGKLIAKFIEELNNIEMEELLCF; this comes from the coding sequence TTGGACACTAAATTATTATTAAGAGAATTATGTTTGAAGGATGCACCAAGTGGAGCTGAAAAAGAACTTTATGACGTTGTAAATCGAGAATTTTCGGAATTTGGAAATGTAGAAATCGATGAACTAAATAATATATACATAAATAAACGTGGAAAGGGAGCTGGCAAAATTGCACTTATGGCTCACGGAGATGAGATTTTTCTTATGATAAGTGGTTTTGAAAAAAATGGCTTCTTAAAATTTAAAGCAGTAGGAATAGATCCTAAAGTATTGATTTCTCAGGAAGTTAAAATTCACGGAAAAAGAGAAGTACTTGGAATTATAGGTGTAAAGCCACCGCATTTAATGAATGATAAGGAAAAGGAAGCTGCAATTCCCACAAGTGAGCTTTTAATAGATACAGGTTTTAGTACTGATAAGTTAAAGGAAATCGTAAACATAGGAGATTATGTAACGATTAAAAGGGATTTTTATGAACTTTTAAATAATAATGTGGCTTGTAAGGCAATGGATAATAGAGCTAGCATAACAGCAATGTATGTGTGTGCAAGAGAATTGAATAAAATAGATCACAATGCTGATGTGGTTTTCATATGCTCATGCCAAGAAGAGGTTGGACACAGAGGAGCTAAAATGTCAGCGTATAAGACTAAGCCTGATATATGTATAGCAGTGGATGTTACCTTTGACGGAGGAAAACTTGGAGATCCAGATAGAGAAAATGAAGTAGGAGGAGGTCCGGTTATATGTATAGGTCCTAATATACACGCAAAGGTTAGAAAAAAAGTAATTGGGATTGCAAACAAGTATAATATTCCTTATAAAGTTGAAGTTGAACCTGGAAACACAGGTTGTGATGCATGGGACACTCAGATATCTAGAGATGGGATTCCATCGCTTTTAATATCTGTGCCTGAAAAATATATGCATACCTCTGTTGAGATGGTTAATATAGAAGACATAGAAAATACAGGTAAGCTTATAGCTAAATTTATTGAAGAGCTAAATAACATTGAAATGGAGGAACTTTTATGCTTTTAG
- a CDS encoding uracil-DNA glycosylase → MNNLQFLKNKIETIANNYKEEATGGFITGDGPIPCDIMFVGEAPGKSEVESGKPFVGVAGKNFEKYLNSIGVERSNVRITNTCFFRPIKIKTSKNGKTTISNRPPKTSEINLFREILDEEISIVKPKIIITLGNVPLKRLTNFKAIGECHGTPVHSDDFSCTIFPMYHPSSLTYNQNDEFRKMYEEDWIKLKSVLKKTL, encoded by the coding sequence ATGAATAATTTACAATTTCTAAAAAACAAAATAGAAACTATAGCAAATAATTATAAAGAAGAGGCTACTGGTGGCTTTATAACAGGAGATGGTCCTATACCTTGTGACATAATGTTTGTTGGAGAAGCCCCTGGTAAATCCGAGGTTGAAAGCGGAAAACCCTTTGTTGGTGTAGCGGGCAAAAACTTTGAAAAGTACCTTAACTCTATAGGCGTAGAAAGAAGTAATGTAAGAATAACAAATACATGTTTTTTTAGACCTATAAAAATAAAAACTTCAAAGAATGGTAAGACTACTATAAGTAATAGACCGCCTAAAACATCTGAAATAAATTTATTTAGAGAAATCTTAGATGAAGAAATCTCAATTGTAAAACCAAAGATAATAATAACTTTAGGAAATGTTCCTCTTAAAAGGTTAACAAACTTTAAAGCCATAGGCGAATGTCATGGAACTCCCGTTCACAGTGATGATTTTAGCTGTACAATTTTCCCTATGTATCATCCGTCCTCATTGACTTATAATCAAAACGACGAGTTTAGAAAAATGTATGAAGAAGATTGGATAAAATTAAAATCTGTGCTTAAGAAAACACTTTAA
- a CDS encoding LysM peptidoglycan-binding domain-containing protein: protein MSKNKLRFILFLICVFIVGSGIVYYDQTKNSSQKHQASLSLQKKANKEPSTAQLSNIDNSKNKDEAAISTSENVQNVDNSTQSYEIVKTVSEDADYVYIKYRLKSGDHLWSLAEHFMPTYKTLGVVTDIQQHNSFKNNNLLSVGNSIVIPAEKSVLKTK from the coding sequence GTGAGTAAAAACAAGTTACGTTTTATATTATTTCTAATATGTGTTTTTATTGTTGGAAGTGGCATCGTATATTACGATCAAACTAAAAACAGTTCTCAAAAACATCAAGCTTCACTATCTTTACAAAAAAAAGCGAATAAAGAACCTAGTACAGCGCAATTATCTAATATTGATAATTCTAAAAATAAGGATGAAGCTGCTATAAGTACTAGTGAAAATGTTCAAAATGTTGATAATTCTACACAATCATACGAAATTGTAAAGACAGTTTCAGAGGATGCCGATTACGTTTATATAAAATATAGATTAAAATCTGGAGATCACCTTTGGAGTTTAGCTGAACATTTTATGCCGACTTATAAAACACTCGGAGTTGTAACAGACATTCAGCAGCACAATAGTTTTAAAAACAATAACCTTTTATCGGTTGGTAACTCTATAGTTATACCTGCTGAAAAAAGCGTTTTAAAAACCAAGTAA
- a CDS encoding biotin--[acetyl-CoA-carboxylase] ligase, with amino-acid sequence MAGVKIRVLEILKKNSNDFVSGQRISDELGITRTAIWKNIKSLKDNGYTILSLTNKGYKLVDCPDTLTYEEINEDLKTKFIGRKIVHFDSIESTNIEAKKLAEQGEKEGTIVVAEEQTLGKARMGEKWYSPRGEGIWMSIILKPKISPEFAAEVTNATVEAVGKALIKIEPSVEIKKPNDIFVNDKKMCGILTEIDGELNLLNYVIVGIGINVNQEQFPESMKLKYTSLRICKNKVFLRKKLLCDILNNIEPMYEDLLMKIRKPSHRGS; translated from the coding sequence TTGGCAGGTGTAAAAATCAGAGTACTAGAAATACTTAAGAAAAACAGTAATGATTTTGTTTCAGGTCAGAGAATAAGTGATGAGCTTGGCATAACTAGAACGGCCATATGGAAAAATATAAAGTCTTTAAAGGATAATGGATATACCATATTATCTCTCACAAATAAAGGATACAAACTTGTTGATTGCCCAGATACTCTAACCTATGAGGAGATAAATGAGGATCTAAAAACAAAGTTTATAGGAAGGAAAATAGTACATTTCGATTCTATTGAGTCTACTAACATAGAAGCTAAAAAGTTAGCAGAGCAGGGAGAGAAAGAAGGAACTATTGTAGTCGCAGAAGAGCAGACACTTGGTAAGGCTCGTATGGGGGAGAAATGGTACTCGCCTAGGGGAGAGGGTATATGGATGTCCATAATACTAAAACCCAAAATTAGTCCAGAGTTTGCAGCGGAAGTTACTAATGCAACAGTAGAGGCAGTGGGGAAAGCTTTGATAAAAATTGAACCCAGCGTTGAAATTAAAAAACCTAATGATATATTTGTAAATGATAAAAAAATGTGTGGAATTTTAACAGAAATAGATGGGGAATTAAACTTATTAAATTATGTTATTGTAGGTATAGGGATTAATGTTAACCAAGAACAATTCCCTGAGAGTATGAAATTAAAGTATACGTCTCTTAGAATATGTAAGAATAAAGTTTTTTTAAGAAAAAAATTATTGTGTGATATATTAAATAATATTGAGCCAATGTATGAAGATTTATTAATGAAAATAAGAAAACCTAGTCATAGGGGGAGTTAA
- a CDS encoding TerC/Alx family metal homeostasis membrane protein, translated as MNIIDTKKALKHVILWILVALAFNLGVYFFTGKQSALEFLGGYVIELSLSLDNLFLFLIIFESFSLTDFQQKRILSYGIFGAMLLRLVFILLGVAVVDKFHWILYFFGILLIVSGIKMLLDKEHSNNNYQNSFFFKLVSKFIPITNESDGDKFLLKRNGVLFATPLLPILVLIEGSDLLFAVDSIPAIFSITTNPFIVYTSNIFAILGLRSMYFLLERIHNKFQYVKFGVAFILIFTGIKLGILFFHIEIPIILSLLIIFVILALSIIFSVLKDKT; from the coding sequence CTGAATATTATAGATACAAAAAAAGCTTTAAAACACGTTATACTATGGATACTAGTTGCTTTGGCTTTTAACCTTGGTGTATATTTCTTCACAGGAAAACAAAGTGCTTTAGAGTTTTTAGGCGGTTATGTTATTGAGCTAAGTTTAAGTCTAGATAATCTTTTTCTATTCTTGATAATATTCGAAAGTTTCTCTCTAACAGACTTTCAGCAAAAAAGAATTTTAAGCTATGGAATATTTGGAGCCATGCTGCTTCGTTTGGTATTTATACTTCTCGGTGTTGCTGTAGTGGATAAATTCCATTGGATACTTTATTTTTTTGGCATCCTTCTCATAGTAAGTGGTATAAAAATGCTACTAGATAAAGAGCACTCAAATAACAATTACCAAAATAGCTTCTTTTTTAAATTAGTTTCTAAGTTTATTCCTATAACAAATGAAAGCGATGGAGATAAGTTTTTATTAAAAAGAAATGGAGTTCTTTTTGCAACTCCCCTACTTCCAATACTAGTTTTAATTGAAGGTTCTGATCTGCTATTTGCTGTGGATTCCATACCTGCAATTTTTTCTATCACTACAAATCCCTTTATAGTTTATACTTCAAATATATTTGCTATCTTGGGTCTTCGTTCTATGTACTTTCTTTTAGAAAGAATACACAATAAGTTTCAGTATGTTAAATTTGGTGTAGCCTTTATACTTATTTTCACTGGAATTAAACTTGGAATTTTATTCTTCCATATAGAGATACCTATAATTTTATCTCTACTAATAATATTCGTGATTTTGGCTTTAAGCATTATATTTTCAGTATTAAAAGATAAAACATAG
- a CDS encoding pyridoxal-phosphate-dependent aminotransferase family protein: MKVPIIMTPGPTSVRENVRLSRAEKTTNPDLDMDFYDFYKKTTEKIGKFLKTKNEVRILSGEGILGLEAACASLTEKGDRVLVIENGIFGEGFADFVKMYGGEPFFFRGNKKCSINIEELERFLDSDSEFKYATVVHCDTPSGMLNNVGAICKLLKKKGIMTVVDSVSAMGGEELKVDEWDIDIVIGGSQKCISAPPGLTIVSISDDAFSAMKNRKTPIASFYCNLLVWEDYYNKKWFPYTPPISDIVALRKAVENILEEKDIIARHDKIASATRAAVVLGGLEIYIEDGFSNTVTVIKVPHGMNDDKILSYMKENYNVMIAGAFDYLKGKVLRIGHMGENAYVDKVSYTLFALQRTLEHYGFEFKRDMVKVFLEKV, translated from the coding sequence ATGAAAGTACCAATCATAATGACACCAGGACCTACAAGCGTAAGAGAAAATGTTAGATTAAGTAGGGCTGAGAAAACAACAAATCCAGACTTAGATATGGATTTTTATGATTTTTACAAAAAAACTACAGAAAAAATAGGTAAATTCTTAAAAACGAAAAATGAAGTTAGAATTCTATCAGGAGAAGGTATATTAGGACTTGAAGCTGCTTGTGCATCTCTGACTGAAAAAGGTGATAGAGTTTTAGTTATAGAAAATGGTATATTTGGAGAAGGCTTTGCGGATTTTGTAAAGATGTATGGAGGAGAACCGTTTTTCTTCAGAGGGAATAAAAAGTGCAGCATAAATATAGAAGAATTGGAGAGGTTTCTAGATAGTGACAGTGAGTTCAAATATGCTACTGTTGTCCACTGTGATACACCTTCTGGAATGTTAAATAATGTAGGTGCAATATGCAAGCTTCTTAAGAAAAAAGGAATAATGACAGTTGTGGACAGTGTATCTGCTATGGGAGGAGAAGAATTAAAGGTTGATGAATGGGATATAGATATAGTTATTGGAGGTTCTCAAAAATGTATATCTGCGCCCCCAGGACTTACAATTGTAAGTATAAGCGACGATGCTTTTAGTGCTATGAAAAATAGGAAGACTCCAATAGCATCCTTTTATTGCAATTTACTTGTATGGGAAGATTATTATAATAAAAAATGGTTTCCATATACTCCCCCAATAAGTGACATAGTTGCGCTTAGAAAAGCCGTTGAAAATATTCTAGAAGAAAAGGATATAATAGCTAGACATGATAAGATTGCATCTGCTACTAGAGCGGCAGTTGTACTTGGAGGATTAGAAATATATATAGAGGATGGTTTTTCAAATACAGTTACAGTAATCAAGGTTCCTCATGGAATGAATGATGATAAAATATTGAGCTATATGAAAGAAAATTATAATGTGATGATAGCTGGGGCTTTTGATTATCTTAAGGGTAAGGTATTAAGGATAGGACACATGGGTGAAAATGCTTATGTAGATAAAGTGAGTTATACTTTGTTTGCGCTTCAGAGAACCTTAGAGCATTATGGATTTGAGTTTAAACGTGATATGGTTAAGGTATTTTTAGAAAAAGTGTGA